From the Candidatus Liberibacter asiaticus genome, the window CTATTTTCTTGACACGAACACCACCGCTCCCATGCATTACTTCCTCAAAAGAAATAGTCTTGCGTCGATATGGATCAGAACCAGGAGTATCACCAGTAGTACGAGCATTAGCAATATTTTCAGATATGATTTGCATTCGCGCCGACTGCACTGCCAATCCTGAGTTTGCAATATGAGCAGACGCAATTAAGTAATCCATAATCTTATCCCCTTACCACATGCATCACCATAGAATTCAATTTCTTTATCAATTTAGTATTTAATTCATACAAATACTTAATATGTCCAGATTTGTATAATTCGTTCGTTATTCCTACTGTATTTCCAGATACTTGCACCCCTGTCGTCTGATCTAATGGCGCCTCAATAACATGTGCATTCCAATGTAGTCCACTAGAATCTGACTCCTTTAAATGTGTTTCATGCGTTCGAGCCATCAAGAAATTTTGGTTAAGAATCGTCTCAAAAGAGCTTATATCTTTAGCACGATAATTTGGAGTGCTAGCATTAGCGATGTTTTCAGATACGATCTTCTGACGCTCGGACAACCAATTTGCATGCTGCGATGCAATTTGAAAAAATGTAATCGGCTGCATGACTATAATTCCCTATAATTTTTTTCTGTAGAGATACACCGACAATCTTGCGTGGAACTGAAAAATTATTATCTATTAAGAAAAATAAGGCATATTGGAAATGATATTTAAAAATGGCAAAAACACCGAAATTATTATGATGTTATGTCATGCAGATCTAATTTGCGATAAAATACTATCATGGAAATAAAAACATGAATCTAATAGACATTGCTTATAGCAACTTCAGAAATAAAATAAAAAAAATTAAGTCTGTAATTATGTTCTAGTCAAAAAGAAAAGTCTCTAATATTAAAGCCTGATACGAAAAAATATTCTTTGTAAAGAAGAAATAATTTAAAAAATTGCTACTATATTTAATATAGTAAAAATATATTAATGCCCTCGATAAACATAGAGATACATTAGCTGTTCACCAACAGTACCGAGAAAAATGATACTTCAATATATTAAGTAGGAATTGATAGATGCAGGATATCTTGTTAAACCTCGTGATAAGATTTTGATTCTAGAGTACAAAAAGAACTCTCAAAGTTACGTCAAAAAGGCTTGGATTGTAACATAATTCAAGTTGTATCTATTATTAATACCCCCTATTAATTCCGAGATCGGCACTGGTAAAGAAGAATCCGTGATAGGAAGCTGTGGTATTTTTCTCCAATATTTCTAAAATTATCAACAATACGTTCGATAATTTTTCTGGTATGAACAAAAAACAATAGCAAATTAAAAAAAATAAAATTTGATATATTGGTTAACCTATTATTCTATCTTTTTCTTTTATCAGGATTATCAAGTCTTGCATATTGATTGTTTTCAAGATACGATAAAGCTAGCTTCTTTCTAGGAGAATTTTGGATTTTTGTGATTTTTATAGAGCTTTTTTATGGATTTTGCTGACCTTGGTCTAAGTCCGAAGGTTGTTTGTGCTGTTTTAGATGCTGGGTATGTAAAGCCTACACCTATACAGATTAAAACTATCCCTTTGGTTCTTCAAAGACACGATGTGTGTGGTATAGCACAGACGGGTACAGGGAAAACAGCGTCTTTCGTGTTGCCGATGCTGACTATCCTTGAAAAAGGTAGAGCTCGTGTCCGTATGCCTCGCACCCTAATATTGGAACCAACGAGAGAACTCGCAGCACAAGTTGCGGATAATTTTGAAAAATATGGGAAGAATTATAATTTAACTGTTGCTCTTCTCATCGGAGGCATTCCTTTCGAGGCACAAAACAAAAAGTTAGAAAGAGGTGCAGATGTCTTGATATGCACCCCCGGTAGAATATTGGATCATTTTAACAGAGGAAAGTTATTAATGAACAATATTGAAATCCTCGTAATCGATGAAGCCGATAGAATGCTCGATATGGGTTTTATACCCTATATTCAGAATATCACGAGTCTAGTACCCTTTACCCGTCAAACCCTTTTGTTTTCCGCTACTATGACAGATGAGCTTCAGAAAGTATCTGAAAATTTTCTGCAGAATCCCAAACGCATTGAAGTAAATACACCTTCTTCAACTGCCGAAACTATAGAACACTGTTTTGTTGCTACATATGCGCAATATTCTAAAAAATGTGCCCTCCTACAACAATTATTACAATCGCAAGATACCATGAAAAATGGTATCATCTTTTGTAATCAAAAAAAGAATGTTGTGAATCTTTGTCACTCACTAGAAAAGCAAGGATTTTCAGTTTGTGCCATTCATGGAAACATAGATCAGAGATCCCGCATGAAAATATTAAGTAATTTTAAAGAAGGAACTATTCAGCTAATGGTTGCTTCTGATCTAGCGGCTCGTGGACTAGATATCCCTGATGTCGGACATGTGTTCAACTTTGATGTTCCTAATCGAGCTGAAAATTATATTCATAGAATTGGACGAACAGGACGCGCAGGACGCCATGGCAAAGCCTTTACTCTAGTCGCAAAAGAGGACATTAAACATATTGATGCCATTGAAAAGCTTATAGAAAAAAAAGTCGATTGGCTCAATGGGGATCTATCGAGTTTAAATCCTCCTCTAGAAAAAATAGATATAGCACAACACAATCATGCTAGAAAAAATAACCCTATCCCCCAAAAATCAACAGGATTTGATCGTCGAAAGAAAAATTACTCCTCTCAAAAATCGCATATTCCACTAAAAGAATCAGAAAAGATATCGAAATTACAGCAGGATATACAAGAAAATGATGCGGATTCTTTAGGATTTAGAGGCAATATGCCTGCTTTCATGCTTCCTAAAAACCGAGGGAAATTGAATGATAAACTTTGATAAAACATAAATATAATCTCGTCATGGCTGTTTGTTCTCATTGTTCTCAAAAGTATTACTGATATTTTTTAACTATAGTAATTGTGGAGTCGTTCTTTCTTTATTACAGTAGATGGGAACTATGATGGTTTCATCAAAAAAAAGCGATAGCTATCAAGGAAATAGCCCCTTAGGGTGTTTATATACTCCCAAAGAATTAGAAGAGATTTTTTATCTTTTTTCTCTAAAATGGCCCTCGCCCAAAGGAGAATTATATTACGTCAATCATTTTACGCTGATTGTGGCAGTTCTGCTATCAGCACAATCCACAGATGTCAATGTAAATAAAGCGACAAAGCACCTATTTGAGATAGCTGATACCCCTCAAAAAATGCTCGCGATAGGAGAAAAAAAACTCCAAAATTATATAAGAACTATTGGTATCTATCGAAAAAAATCAGAAAATATTATCTCTTTATCCCATATACTCATCAATGAATTTGATAATAAAATACCTCAAACATTAGAAGGGCTAACACGATTACCCGGAATAGGACGAAAAGGCGCTAATGTTATTTTATCCATGGCTTTTGGAATACCGACCATCGGCGTAGATACCCATATATTTCGCATTTCCAATAGAATTGGACTAGCACCTGGAAAAACCCCCAATAAGGTTGAACAATCTCTGTTGCGTATTATTCCCCCTAAACATCAATATAATGCACACTATTGGCTTGTTTTACACGGGCGATACGTCTGCAAGGCTCGGAAACCACAATGCCAATCATGTATAATTTCCAACCTTTGCAAACGAATAAAACAATAATAATCAATTTCATATCTATCAGGAAAAATCATGATTTATATCATGCATAGAATATAAATCACTATCATAATAATTCCCGTCTCCAAAGTAATCTGTATATAAATCTACTTTTTTATGGTCGAACGAAAGAGATAAATCAGCTTTATCACGCGATTTTTCTGATAAATTCATAACAGACTTAAACTGCATACCAGATATTCCCAAAGCACGACCTTCTTTCATCCCATGCGTAATATAGTGTTGAGCTGCAGCACTCCTATCAGAACCAAAGACATTCCATAAATCATCGTAACTAGTCAGATATAAATCTGGATTAAAAGTAATAGAACGACCTTCTTCATAACCAAAATTGGAAAAATGATCTTTCCCAGCTTGAACAAGATCTGGTGCATCAGCAAATGCATTTATCAAATCTTCATGTGATGCAATATATTCTAGAGCCTTAAACGCATCTGGATTTCGCCCTTCTTTCACTCCATGTGTAATATAGTGTCGAGCTGCAGCACCCCTATCAGAACCAAAGACATTCCGTAAATCATCGTAACTGCCAAGATATAAATATGAATCAAAAGTAACAAAACGACCTTCTTCACAACCAAAATTGGAAAAATGATCTTTCCCGACTTGAACAAGATCTGGTGCATCAGCAAATGCATTTATCAAATCTTCATGTGATGCAATATATTCTAGAGCCTTAAACGCATCTGGATTTCGCCCTTCTTTCACTCCATGTGTAATATAGTGTCGAGCTGCAGCACCCCTATCAGAACCAAAGACATTCCGTAAATCATCGTAACTGCCAAGATATAAATATGAATCAAAAGTAATATCCCGTCCTTCGGACAAACCAAATTCATAAAAATGTTTCATTGATTCAAAAACATCTTGTCCTATAACTTGTATAAGATCTTCATAAGATGCAGTGTATTCCAAAATAGATCTTTGTTTTACATTAACGGAATCGATACATTGATCCGCAAAACGCAACCTCTCAACATCTGAGAGAAAATCTTGTTTATGCTCGTTCGCATCATAAACAATAATTGCATTTTCAAAACGGTAAATTTTGTACAAATAACTTGGCGCGTAATAGAAAAATGTATCCAATCCACTCGATCCATCGAAAACATCATTGCCAGAAGATTCAAAGAAAACATTATTCGCACTATTACCAATTACAACGTCATTACCACTGCTACCAACAACTGATTCTATAACAGTGTGCTGTGCGATTGTCATATTTTTCTCATATCCACCAATACTAGACCAAGATTCCGTATTGAGATCAATGTAATTTTTAACCCCTC encodes:
- the flgB gene encoding flagellar basal body rod protein FlgB, producing the protein MQPITFFQIASQHANWLSERQKIVSENIANASTPNYRAKDISSFETILNQNFLMARTHETHLKESDSSGLHWNAHVIEAPLDQTTGVQVSGNTVGITNELYKSGHIKYLYELNTKLIKKLNSMVMHVVRG
- a CDS encoding DEAD/DEAH box helicase is translated as MDFADLGLSPKVVCAVLDAGYVKPTPIQIKTIPLVLQRHDVCGIAQTGTGKTASFVLPMLTILEKGRARVRMPRTLILEPTRELAAQVADNFEKYGKNYNLTVALLIGGIPFEAQNKKLERGADVLICTPGRILDHFNRGKLLMNNIEILVIDEADRMLDMGFIPYIQNITSLVPFTRQTLLFSATMTDELQKVSENFLQNPKRIEVNTPSSTAETIEHCFVATYAQYSKKCALLQQLLQSQDTMKNGIIFCNQKKNVVNLCHSLEKQGFSVCAIHGNIDQRSRMKILSNFKEGTIQLMVASDLAARGLDIPDVGHVFNFDVPNRAENYIHRIGRTGRAGRHGKAFTLVAKEDIKHIDAIEKLIEKKVDWLNGDLSSLNPPLEKIDIAQHNHARKNNPIPQKSTGFDRRKKNYSSQKSHIPLKESEKISKLQQDIQENDADSLGFRGNMPAFMLPKNRGKLNDKL
- the nth gene encoding endonuclease III, with protein sequence MMVSSKKSDSYQGNSPLGCLYTPKELEEIFYLFSLKWPSPKGELYYVNHFTLIVAVLLSAQSTDVNVNKATKHLFEIADTPQKMLAIGEKKLQNYIRTIGIYRKKSENIISLSHILINEFDNKIPQTLEGLTRLPGIGRKGANVILSMAFGIPTIGVDTHIFRISNRIGLAPGKTPNKVEQSLLRIIPPKHQYNAHYWLVLHGRYVCKARKPQCQSCIISNLCKRIKQ
- a CDS encoding M10 family metallopeptidase C-terminal domain-containing protein — protein: MHNIKPVYTTERIADHLLRDQYWSNYFIRYKPDVLTTHRLSFDITELNPNAQEVARWALGEWSKVVDLTFEETSIHSDIKFISSNNGYVCTPRYDSRYFMEINFDKADVWRYGIGKGTILSHNALHEIGHALGLMHPGSYNGGYPVYGVDNDYENDSFLTSVMSYFMPQDSMMDASFGYCATPMVSDIVAVQKIYGAPKGSLGNNIYKIEVQQKDSPFIQTIYDSGGDDLLDLTLIGGVKNYIDLNTESWSSIGGYEKNMTIAQHTVIESVVGSSGNDVVIGNSANNVFFESSGNDVFDGSSGLDTFFYYAPSYLYKIYRFENAIIVYDANEHKQDFLSDVERLRFADQCIDSVNVKQRSILEYTASYEDLIQVIGQDVFESMKHFYEFGLSEGRDITFDSYLYLGSYDDLRNVFGSDRGAAARHYITHGVKEGRNPDAFKALEYIASHEDLINAFADAPDLVQVGKDHFSNFGCEEGRFVTFDSYLYLGSYDDLRNVFGSDRGAAARHYITHGVKEGRNPDAFKALEYIASHEDLINAFADAPDLVQAGKDHFSNFGYEEGRSITFNPDLYLTSYDDLWNVFGSDRSAAAQHYITHGMKEGRALGISGMQFKSVMNLSEKSRDKADLSLSFDHKKVDLYTDYFGDGNYYDSDLYSMHDINHDFS